The segment GCAGGCTTCATACGCAACTTTTACGGAATGCAGGAGGTTCTGAACTGGTTCATTAACCCAGACCAGCCGGCTCGTAATGCCTGAAATGACAGGCTGAATCACCGCCTGCTGATTTAAAGGATCTACGGGCTCCGGTATGGGATCATACAGCTCGATGTCCAGCTGTGGTGCAGTCCCTACCCTCGCCGCAGGCAGCGGTACAAACCAATGGTTACGATCCAGGCCATGATACGGCTCTCCATTCACCTTCAACAGACCTTCGCCACCCGCCTCAAATACAAGAGCAGCCTCTGCACCTTGCCAGTGAGATGGAATTTCCACCTGCTTGCTTAGAAAATACGTAATCCCATGCTGGCTGTTCAACGGATTCACGGAGGTCAGCTCCGGCTGCTCCGTCAACCTTTCATACACCCCGGGCATGATGTATTTAGCCTTTTGCATAGTCCATTCCGTAATCTCAATGCCTTCTCTCCACTGCTTATCTGACAAAAACTGAATAAACCGCTGGATGTAAATCATAGGCTGCCGTCCTTTCGTGACTTGAAGAAGTGAGTATAAAGCATATAATGCCTTCTTTATATATTGTTATTTTTGTTATCATCAACTATCATAACGTTATTAGCCTTTAGTGTACTTCGGAGCGTATTAAACGTCAATGCGATTTCATGAAGAATTGGAATCAACATAGAGGAGAAATGAATATGTCACGAAAAGTATCGATTCAAACCTTGGCCGACCAGCTTGGCCTGTCCAAATATGCCGTTTCCAGAGCATTGAGCGGAAAGTCAGGCGTCAGTGAAGCGACACGCAGCCGGGTGCTGGAGCTAGCCAGAGCATCAGGCTATCGCACTTCAATAGCTATAGCTAAGCCTGACAACCAGGAATCGCCGGATGACAGCCGGGAGTCTTCCTTCGTGCTGATCTGCATGAAGCAGCAGAACCGCGGCGAGCCGAACTATTGGGAGCGGGTGCTTTCAGGCATGCTTGCAGCCTGTGAGGAGCGAGGATGGCTGCATGCAATCGTATCTCCGCCGCAGGAGCTGTCGCCTGCAGACGTTCCGGCAGAGCAGCTCATTGCCCCTCATGTCCATTGGGATCAATGCATTGGCATCATTGTTATGGGGGCTTTTCCATATCCGCTGCTGCAGCGAATGGCAGATATCCAGCTTCCCTTAGTCCTTGTGGATCATCAGGAGCCGCTGCTGCAGTGTGATACGGTTCGCCATGACGATGTGAATGCCGGAGCCACAGCTTCTACGTTTCTCCAGTCACAGCATTGTCGGCGTATTGGCTTCATTACCGACGATGGACGCTCGGCGAGCTTTTTGCAGCGAAGGATCGGTGTGCAATTAGGTGTGGGTGGTGACTTTTTGCAGCAAGGCACGACTCTGCTGGAATGGCAGGTGCCCTACGAAAGAGGTCATTGGGGAGATGAAGTGCTGAAGTCTCTGGAGCAGATCCCGGAGGACGAGCGTCCTGACGGATGGATTGGGGCGAACGATGATATCGCGCTGGAGTGGATGGAGACTTTGCAAAAACACGGCTACTCCATTCCGGAGGACTGCCGGGTCATCGGCATAGATAATGTGTGGGGGGCTTCACTCTCCTCTCCGACACTTACAACGATTCAGCTGAGCAAGGAAGAGCTGGGTGCCCGGGCCATTGAAGCGCTGGAACGGCGCCTGCATCGCCCGGGGGCACCGGTGGAAACGATCATGCTTTCTACCCGGCTAATTCCGCGGAAATCGGCCTAACGATCACTTTTGGCATTAGATATTATAAAGTGATCCTGCTCCATCGGCTGTCATACTGCTGCAGCCGAGGATGAAGTGAAGCGGGCTCGTCCAGAAGCAGCAAGCGGATCTTGACAATCCACTCCTGAAACACATGATAAGAGGCGAAGGCATTGGCTGTTTCTCCAGACACCAGCAGAAAATACGGAGCTGGATTCTTCTCGGTCAGGTGGCGGAGGGCGGCTTCGATCGGGACGTATTTTTTCCGTTTGCCTTCCCAGGCGTCCAGCTCGATATCACCTACGCTATGCTCCTGAATCCAGTCCTGTAATGCGTTTTCTCTTTTATAAAAGGAGGTCCCCTCCCGTTTATACATTCGTTTCATCGTCTGTTCATGGAGTGGATAAAGCACGAGCCGCTGAAATGCCTGCTCGCTCTTCACCTGTACCGCTTGAGACAGCCCTTGCTCTCTGCCGATTTCTTCAAAAGGATCATAATAGATCAGTGTGCCTTTGGTTGTCTCCACAGGGGGGACATATCCATAGGGCACCTTTTGCAGGTTTCGAGTCATACACATTCCCTCCTAACCGTTATACAAGATAGCATGCGGCATCTGGCGCTCTCCTTATTCCTAGAAATAAGGCGCGTGCCGAATCGTCATATCTCCGGGCTGCTTCACCTTGACTTGGCAGCCTAACCGGTAGCCTTCCTCCAGCTCCTCCGGATCGAGCCGAGCCTCCTCAGCCTCGTTCGGAGAGGAGAGCAGCTCCTCTCCTTCCAGTATGATGCAGCGGCATCGCGCACAGGTTCCACGTTTGCAAAAGGAGTTCCATTCAACCTGATGCATCTCCGCGATCTGAAGAACGGTCTCCCCGATGATCGGCTCTACCGACCTCTGCACACCGGATTTAATGAGAAGCAGGGTGCGCTCTTCGTCCCGCTCCGTTGTGATCACGAGCTCCGGCTCAAGGTTAGAAGCGGACTTCCGGCGTTGATTCAGATATGACTTCAGTCGCTTGAGCATGGAATCACCCCCTCTTCATATCTCCATGATACACAAAAAGCCTGCGAAGTTCATCGCAGGCCCCTGATTCCAATCATAATACCTCTTGCTTAGCTGATTTCGCCCACCATCTGGATGTAATCCTTCTGGTCGATCACCCGGCGTGCAGTCACGTACTTGCTGTCATAGTAAGATTCGCTCAGCTTGCTGATTCTTACACCTTTACTGGTGGAAGCATGCGCAAATTGACCGTTACCAATGTAGACTCCGGCATGAGATACGCCTCTGCCCGACGTATTGAAGAATACCAGATCACCAAGCCTTAAATCATCACGCTCTACCTTCACACCTACGGTAGCCTGGGCTGCGGAGGTACGTGGCAGGTCTACATTATACTTGCTGAATATGTACAAAATGAATCCGGAGCAGTCAAATCCACTTACGGTCGTGCCGCCCCACTTATAAGGGGTTCCGACAAGCTTAGTCACTTCAGCTTGAAGCTTCGGCCCCTGATCTGCGAATGCCGTAACCGCACCCGATGAAAAGATTAAAGCAGAACCTAGTACAGACAATAGCAGCTTCTTCAAAAGATAGTGCTCCCTTCGGTGCCTACGGAGTTAGCTAAGGGTTCGGTTAAGGGTCCCCTATATTCCCTCTCAAACAAGAATAATTCACCCGGCAGTGGTTCCCCCGTTTTCTATATCGAAATTCGGCATATTAATGAATTTTTTGTAACTCTCTCCCTTAATGTAGTACATCAAAGGACAAGCTGTCAATCATTTTTGTAACTAATTTGTCATGGGTTGAAGTCAGGGCTTGGAGCATGACAAAAACAGCCCCAAACACATTCAATAGGAAGTGTTCAGGGCTGTTTATAGGACTTCATAATAGCGTATTAGTTAGGCCGCCATCTCCCGGCAAGCCTTGGCACATGAGAAGCAGGCCTCCGCACATTGACGGCAGTGCTCATGCTCGTGCTTGCTGCACTCGTTTCCGCAAGCCTCGCACATTTCAGCACAGGCCTCACAAATTTGCTTCATATAGCTGCTATTCATCGACATTGCTTGAGCTGCAAAAGCGCAGAGCTCTGCACATTCCCGATCCATTCGGATACATTCCTTCATCATTTGCAGGTCTTCTTCCTCCAGGCAGGCACTGTAGCAGCGATTGCATGCCTGCATGCAGCGCAGGCACTCGTCAATACATTGCTGAAGCTTTTCAGGTGATATGGTTGACATAAGATGTGCTCCTTTCCTGTAAAAGATTTATTCTGCCCTGGACAGGTCTCCTTTATCATTAAACAGATCCTGCAAATTTAATCATTTCTGCTCTTGCTTTGGCTGAAGCAGCAGCAGGCGGTCATCTCCTGGAGATGGTGTCCCGCGTCCGTCAGTATTGTTCGTAATGAGGTAGACTCCATCCTCACTCATCTGTACATCGCGAATTCTGCCGACACCGTCCAGTACAGTGTTCAGCTTCTTCTTTTCAAGATCAAAGCGGTATAATGCTTCTCCCCTCAGACCCGCAATCAGAAGCATATCCTCTTGTTCATAAAGAGTTCCCGAAGGGGCAATGGCTTCCTCGCCGGTATGAAGCAAAGGAGGCACCATCCCTTCCTGCTGCTCATCCCCGATGTTATCCGGCCAGCCATAATTACTGCCCGGCTCAATGCTGTTTATCTCATCATGCCCGCCAACACGGCCGCTGGGACCATGCTCGGAATTGAACATGCGCCCTGCCGCATCCCAGGCAAGACCTTGAGAATTGCGGTGTCCGTAAGAATACACATAGGAGTTCGGAAAAGGATTGTCTTCCGGGATCGAGCCATCCGGGTTCATACGTAATATTTTGCCGCCCAGGCTCTCGACATTCTGTGCCATCTCTCCTTCACCTGCATCCCCGGTAGTCAAATACAGCTTCTTATCGGGCCCCCATTTCATGCGTCCGCCATTATGCACATTAGAGCCCGGGATGTCCTCAATGAACGCCTCGACCTCCTGCCAAGCCTCTTCCTCTTGTCGAATGAGTATGACGCGATTCTTCATTTCGCCGCCTTCCTCGTACGTGTGATAAGCGTAAGCTAATCGGCTGCTAGCAAAGTCCGGGGCCAGCACAAGGCCCAATAGCCCTCCTTCACCCTGCGCCTTAACAGGCTGCTTCGTATCCACCGGAAGACGCTCCCGATGACCAT is part of the Paenibacillus algicola genome and harbors:
- a CDS encoding four-helix bundle copper-binding protein, giving the protein MSTISPEKLQQCIDECLRCMQACNRCYSACLEEEDLQMMKECIRMDRECAELCAFAAQAMSMNSSYMKQICEACAEMCEACGNECSKHEHEHCRQCAEACFSCAKACREMAA
- a CDS encoding LacI family DNA-binding transcriptional regulator codes for the protein MSRKVSIQTLADQLGLSKYAVSRALSGKSGVSEATRSRVLELARASGYRTSIAIAKPDNQESPDDSRESSFVLICMKQQNRGEPNYWERVLSGMLAACEERGWLHAIVSPPQELSPADVPAEQLIAPHVHWDQCIGIIVMGAFPYPLLQRMADIQLPLVLVDHQEPLLQCDTVRHDDVNAGATASTFLQSQHCRRIGFITDDGRSASFLQRRIGVQLGVGGDFLQQGTTLLEWQVPYERGHWGDEVLKSLEQIPEDERPDGWIGANDDIALEWMETLQKHGYSIPEDCRVIGIDNVWGASLSSPTLTTIQLSKEELGARAIEALERRLHRPGAPVETIMLSTRLIPRKSA
- a CDS encoding PQQ-dependent sugar dehydrogenase; translation: MKKSWIWLLSAALLSSCSSSPVQDESSGDQEAPVDQHSSGSQAPKQNSEQESSDGSYTYSVVAEELQIPWSIAISGKDIYISEREGQIVSLKDGHRERLPVDTKQPVKAQGEGGLLGLVLAPDFASSRLAYAYHTYEEGGEMKNRVILIRQEEEAWQEVEAFIEDIPGSNVHNGGRMKWGPDKKLYLTTGDAGEGEMAQNVESLGGKILRMNPDGSIPEDNPFPNSYVYSYGHRNSQGLAWDAAGRMFNSEHGPSGRVGGHDEINSIEPGSNYGWPDNIGDEQQEGMVPPLLHTGEEAIAPSGTLYEQEDMLLIAGLRGEALYRFDLEKKKLNTVLDGVGRIRDVQMSEDGVYLITNNTDGRGTPSPGDDRLLLLQPKQEQK
- a CDS encoding 2Fe-2S iron-sulfur cluster-binding protein translates to MLKRLKSYLNQRRKSASNLEPELVITTERDEERTLLLIKSGVQRSVEPIIGETVLQIAEMHQVEWNSFCKRGTCARCRCIILEGEELLSSPNEAEEARLDPEELEEGYRLGCQVKVKQPGDMTIRHAPYF
- a CDS encoding C40 family peptidase, producing the protein MKKLLLSVLGSALIFSSGAVTAFADQGPKLQAEVTKLVGTPYKWGGTTVSGFDCSGFILYIFSKYNVDLPRTSAAQATVGVKVERDDLRLGDLVFFNTSGRGVSHAGVYIGNGQFAHASTSKGVRISKLSESYYDSKYVTARRVIDQKDYIQMVGEIS